A section of the Methanocellales archaeon genome encodes:
- the rpsB gene encoding 30S ribosomal protein S2: MNEDFMDTEYESLIPMDEYLASGVHIGTQQKTEDMMKFIYRVRTDGLYVLNVQATDQRIRVAAKMLARYDPEKIVIVSARQYGQRPAEKLAKSIGAKAIAGRFIPGTLTNPQYLGYTEPDLLIVTDPSGDAQAVKEAVSIGIPVIGMCDTNNMTTNVDLVIPTNNKGRKALAVVYWLLARETLKERGEPFSYAIEDFEAEL; encoded by the coding sequence ATGAATGAAGATTTTATGGATACCGAATATGAGTCACTTATACCCATGGACGAGTATCTGGCTTCAGGCGTTCATATCGGAACTCAGCAGAAAACTGAAGACATGATGAAGTTCATCTATCGGGTGAGAACGGATGGGCTGTATGTCTTAAACGTTCAGGCAACAGATCAACGCATTAGAGTTGCAGCTAAGATGCTGGCAAGATACGATCCAGAGAAAATAGTGATCGTTTCTGCAAGACAATACGGTCAGCGACCTGCGGAAAAACTCGCCAAATCGATCGGTGCAAAAGCGATTGCAGGGCGATTCATACCTGGAACGTTGACAAATCCACAATACCTAGGTTATACGGAGCCGGACCTATTAATCGTAACAGACCCGAGTGGAGATGCGCAAGCTGTTAAAGAGGCGGTGAGCATTGGGATTCCTGTTATAGGAATGTGCGACACCAACAATATGACCACCAACGTCGACCTGGTGATCCCCACAAACAACAAGGGAAGGAAGGCACTGGCAGTAGTGTACTGGTTGCTCGCCAGGGAAACCCTCAAGGAAAGGGGGGAGCCATTTAGCTATGCTATAGAGGATTTCGAAGCAGAACTATGA
- a CDS encoding MEMO1 family protein, with protein sequence MRRPVVAGQFYRGDPEGLRSQLKGFFDVAVPEEGNESVSGGVAPHAGYVYSGQVAAQVYAAIPSAETYVLIGPNHHAIGSIIALSKETWSTPLGKVEVDEEIVDDLSSSIDVDEVAHRYEHSIEVQLPFLQYRFKEFKIVPISMGLQDEETVKDVSIDLANALRDKDVVVLASSDFTHYEPDKVAREKDSSVIEAILELNASKFYSRIYEHQMSVCGYGPIAVMMETTKALGAKKGKLLKYATSGDVTGDKSSVVGYAGIVIV encoded by the coding sequence ATGAGAAGGCCTGTTGTTGCAGGACAATTCTATAGAGGTGACCCAGAAGGTCTGAGATCTCAGCTAAAGGGCTTTTTTGATGTGGCCGTCCCTGAAGAGGGAAATGAAAGTGTAAGCGGAGGAGTGGCACCACATGCCGGCTATGTTTACTCAGGGCAAGTGGCGGCCCAGGTCTATGCTGCGATCCCTTCCGCCGAGACATATGTCCTCATCGGGCCCAACCACCATGCAATCGGCTCCATCATCGCTTTGTCAAAAGAGACCTGGAGCACGCCCTTAGGCAAGGTGGAAGTGGATGAAGAAATCGTGGATGATCTCTCTTCGAGCATAGACGTGGACGAGGTTGCTCACAGATATGAACACTCGATAGAAGTTCAGTTGCCGTTTTTGCAGTACAGGTTCAAGGAGTTCAAGATCGTTCCCATAAGCATGGGCTTACAAGATGAGGAAACTGTCAAAGATGTCAGCATTGATCTGGCGAATGCATTAAGAGATAAAGATGTCGTGGTGTTGGCATCCTCCGATTTCACCCATTATGAGCCTGACAAAGTGGCAAGGGAGAAGGATAGCTCGGTGATAGAGGCAATCCTTGAGCTGAATGCTTCGAAATTCTATTCCCGAATCTATGAACATCAAATGTCGGTTTGTGGCTATGGGCCCATCGCAGTCATGATGGAGACCACAAAGGCACTGGGAGCAAAGAAAGGCAAATTGCTGAAATATGCTACCAGCGGAGATGTTACTGGTGATAAATCCAGTGTGGTTGGTTATGCGGGGATAGTGATAGTCTGA
- a CDS encoding DUF429 domain-containing protein, protein MFVGADGCKAGWFTILLKENDDWEIEVFPDISSLWNKYKNASWILLDVPIGLREKGYEERKCDKKARELLGSNRASSVFPAPCRPAIYAYVKGYEEANKINEQKTGRKLSLQTWNIIPKIREVDILFSKDEFAKSKIREIHPEICFWALSGHPMQHSKKKPEGQSERKQILQAIYPCTEDIIEHALSTYRRKDVKIDDILDALSAAVTARVGINKLESIPKKSESDSKGLKMEMIYCPYQK, encoded by the coding sequence ATGTTTGTTGGTGCTGATGGTTGTAAAGCAGGCTGGTTTACGATTCTACTTAAAGAGAATGATGACTGGGAGATAGAAGTTTTTCCAGACATTTCAAGCCTTTGGAATAAATACAAAAATGCCTCCTGGATACTTCTCGATGTCCCCATTGGTTTAAGAGAGAAAGGATATGAAGAGCGGAAATGCGATAAGAAAGCTAGAGAATTGCTTGGCTCTAATCGTGCCTCCAGTGTGTTTCCAGCACCTTGCCGCCCTGCAATTTATGCTTATGTCAAGGGTTATGAGGAGGCTAACAAGATCAATGAGCAAAAGACAGGAAGAAAGTTATCCTTACAGACCTGGAATATAATTCCTAAGATACGTGAAGTAGATATCCTTTTTTCCAAAGACGAATTTGCTAAATCGAAGATTAGGGAAATACATCCAGAGATATGTTTCTGGGCACTTAGTGGTCATCCGATGCAACACTCAAAAAAGAAACCTGAAGGGCAATCGGAGCGTAAGCAGATATTACAAGCCATTTATCCTTGTACAGAGGACATAATAGAGCATGCTTTATCCACCTATAGAAGAAAGGATGTTAAAATAGATGACATTCTCGATGCCTTATCAGCAGCAGTTACCGCAAGGGTAGGTATAAACAAGCTTGAGTCAATCCCAAAAAAGTCGGAATCTGATTCAAAGGGCTTGAAGATGGAGATGATATACTGTCCTTACCAGAAGTAA